A portion of the Acanthopagrus latus isolate v.2019 chromosome 21, fAcaLat1.1, whole genome shotgun sequence genome contains these proteins:
- the clcn2a gene encoding chloride channel protein 2a isoform X7: MYGGLDSNLLLQYIAWVTYPVVLITFSAGFTQILAPQAVGSGIPEMKTILRGVVLKEYLTFKTFVAKVIGLTCALGSGMPLGKEGPFVHVASLCAALLSKFMAALFGGIFMVGMEEPFEGSKNELRNTEMLSAACAVGVGCCFAAPIGGVLFSIEVTSTFFAVRNYWRGFFAATFSAFIFRVLAVWNQEEETITALFKTRFRLDFPFDLQELPAFAILGIACGFGGALFVYLNRLIVECMRKQKTINKFLLRNPSLPVRRLVYPALVTLLVSTLTFPPGFGQFMAGQLTQHESLVALFDNRTWCRQGVAEEFDYISHHHAWKHPQVNVFITLILFIIMKFWMSAVATTMPVPCGAFMPVFLIGAGFGRLVGEIMAAMFPDGIHADGSVYPIVPGGYAVVGAAALSGAVTHTVSTAVIVFELTGQISHILPVMIAVILANAVAQSLQPSLYDSIIRIKKLPYLPELGMGHHEKYNIRVEDIMVRDVRFITLNSSYRELQEMLLTGQLKTLALVESRDSMILLGSIERLQLQSLLSLQLGRKRRLEYLRQLAQDNGTQDHLPSLTTDSTPSSPCAHTHVNASSNTRQAVRFLVSTQQISTEESTSFSPVVSNVQLPLKSALKTVSAISDTETPNSSQTLSCADQDKELLESPAGPAPPEKRKPKRVRISMADSTEVEDCMTPSEIAEWEEQQLDEPVDFKNCKIDPAPFQLVEQTSLHKTHTIFSLLGLDHAYVTSMGRLVGVVSLKELRKAIEGSVTVTGVKVRPPLASFRDCGNSTSVSEVTELHKLCIRHRGLSLPREPNPPDVEEQPDLPYKEIPVNFSDTTNLQLETSPGDATSPSSELVLQESPSFTEDQSEFTFDCSPSHTEESELACDYDLPAQTPELDQTMEQEEQGSPSSNKDLSEPEGEGSPVHTEDQSE, translated from the exons ATGTATGGTGGTCTGGACAGTAACCTGCTTCTGCAGTACATCGCCTGGGTCACCTACCCTGTGGTGCTCATCACTTTCTCAGCAGGATTCACACAGATACTGGCGCCTCAGGCTGTGG GCTCAGGTATTCCTGAGATGAAGACGATCCTGAGGGGGGTGGTCCTCAAGGAGTATCTGACCTTTAAGACGTTCGTGGCCAAAGTCATCGGTCTGACCTGCGCCTTGGGCAGTGGGATGCCTCTGGGGAAGGAG GGACCCTTTGTTCACGTTGCCAGTCTGTGCGCTGCTCTCCTGAGCAAATTCATGGCAGCTCTGTTTGGGGGGATTTTCATGGTAGGAATG GAAGAGCCCTTTGAGGGAAGCAAG AACGAGCTGAGGAACACAGAGATGCTGTCGGCCGCCTGTGCAGTGGGTGTGGGCTGCTGCTTCGCTGCCCCTATTGGAG gGGTGCTGTTCAGTATTGAGGTCACTTCAACGTTTTTTGCGGTGAGAAACTACTGGAGGGGCTTCTTTGCCGCCACCTTCAGTGCCTTCATATTCAGAGTGTTGGCTGTGTGGAACCAGGAGGAAG AGACCATCACTGCTCTCTTTAAGACACGCTTCCGCTTGGACTTCCCATTTGACCTTCAGGAGCTGCCAGCATTCGCCATCCTCGG gATTGCCTGTGGTTTTGGTGGTGCCCTGTTTGTCTATCTGAACCGGCTGATTGTGGAGTGCATGAGGAAACAGAAGACGATAAACAAGTTCTTGCTGAGGAA tccctctcttcctgtcaggcGCCTGGTGTATCCCGCACTCGTTACCCTGCTGGTCTCCACGCTCACGTTCCCTCCGGGCTTCGGGCAGTTCATGGCTGGACAG CTGACGCAGCACGAGTCTCTGGTCGCTCTGTTCGACAACCGCACGTGGTGCCGTCAGGGCGTGGCGGAAGAGTTCGACTACATCAGCCACCACCACGCCTGGAAGCACCCCCAGGTCAACGTCTTCATCACACTCATCCTCTTCATTATCATGAAG TTTTGGATGTCTGCTGTGGCTACCACCATGCCTGTTCCCTGCGGGGCCTTCATGCCAGTTTTTCTAATTG gcgCAGGATTTGGCAGACTTGTCGGAGAGATCATGGCAGCCATGTTTCCTGATGGCATACATGCTGACGGCAGCGTGTATCCCATAGTTCCTGGTGGTTATGCTGTAGTTG GTGCTGCAGCGTTGTCTGGAGCAGTCACCCACACTGTATCCACAGCGGTCATAGTGTTTGAGCTGACGGGTCAGATCTCCCACATCCTACCTGTGATGATCGCTGTGATCCTGGCCAATGCCGTGGCCCAGTCGCTTCAGCCTTCGCTGTACGACTCCATCATCCGCATCAAGAAACTTCCATATCTGCCTGAGCTGGGCATGGGCCATCACGA GAAGTATAATATCCGTGTGGAGGACATCATGGTCAGGGATGTGCGCTTTATCACTCTGAACTCTTCCTATCGAGAGCTGCAGGAGATGCTGTTGACTGGTCAGCTCAAAACTCTGGCCCTGGTTGAATCAAGAG ACTCCATGATCCTGCTGGGCTCCATCGAGCGACTGCAGCTCCagtctctgctctctcttcagCTGGGCCGCAAGCGGAGGCTCGAGTACCTCCGCCAGCTGGCTCAAGACAATGGCACACAAGATCACCTGCCCAGCCTGACCACCGACAGCACACCCAGCTCCCCCTGCGCCCACACCCACGTCAACGCCTCCTCCAACACTCGCCAAGCGGTCCGCTTCCTGGTGAGCACGCAACAG ATCTCCACAGAGGAGTCTACCTCCTTCAGCCCAGTGGTGTCCAACgttcagcttcctctgaaatCGGCCTTGAAAACTGTGTCCGCCATCAGCGACACAGAGACACCAAACA GCTCTCAGACTCTCTCCTGTGCAGACCAAGacaaggagctgctggag AGCCCGGCTGGTCCGGCTCCtcctgaaaaaagaaagccCAAACGAGTGAGGATCTCCATGGCG GACTCGACTGAAGTGGAAGATTGCATGACTCCATCAGAG ATTGCGGAgtgggaggagcagcagcttgACGAGCCGGTGGATTTCAAGAACTGCAAGATTGATCCCGCCCCCTTCCAGCTGGTGGAGCAAACATCTCTACATAAG aCCCACACTATCTTCTCTCTGCTGGGTCTGGATCACGCCTACGTGACCAGCATGGGACGACTGGTCGGAGTGGTCTCTCTCAAAGAG CTGCGTAAGGCCATAGAGGGCTCAGTGACAGTGACTGGAGTTAAAGTGCGCCCTCCGTTGGCCAGTTTCCGTGACTGTGGGAACAGCACGAGTGTGTCCGAAGTAACGGAACTACACAAGCTGTGCATCCGCCACAGGGGGCTCTCGTTGCCACGGGAGCCCAACCCTCCCGACGTGGAGGAACAACCCGATCTCCCGTACAAAGAGATCCCTGTCAACTTTTCGGACACAACGAATTTGCAGCTGGAAACCAGCCCCGGCGACGCTACAAGTCCGTCGTCAGAGTTGGTGCTCCAAGAAAGCCCCTCGTTCACGGAGGACCAATCGGAGTTTACTTTTGACTGCAGCCCCTCCCACACTGAGGAGTCGGAGCTGGCCTGTGACTATGACCTCCCTGCCCAAACCCCTGAGCTGGACCAAACAATGGAGCAAGAAGAACAGGGAAGTCCGTCTTCGAACAAGGACCTATCAGAACCTGAGGGTGAGGGTAGCCCCGTCCACACTGAGGACCAATCGGAATGA